The following coding sequences are from one Bradyrhizobium sp. 200 window:
- a CDS encoding L-2-amino-thiazoline-4-carboxylic acid hydrolase: MNVLDDYMVDPDLSLLDKTRIQAQVLVPVLRALRAELGQEKADAIVRDSLRDWSKQLFAAVGDSVEGSPRRKWAAMQTALTEITEREVTVEMRRHDKEALEFDVTHCRFAEFFRALGEPELGALLICATDFDIVASGGSDVSLTRDQTLMQGAPCCTFRYAFAPRT, from the coding sequence ATGAACGTACTCGACGACTACATGGTCGATCCCGATCTGTCGCTCCTGGACAAGACACGGATCCAGGCCCAGGTCCTGGTGCCCGTGCTGCGGGCGTTGCGCGCCGAACTCGGCCAGGAAAAGGCTGACGCGATCGTGAGGGACTCGCTGCGCGACTGGTCGAAGCAACTGTTCGCCGCCGTGGGCGATAGCGTCGAGGGCAGCCCGCGGCGCAAATGGGCCGCCATGCAGACCGCGCTGACCGAAATCACCGAACGCGAAGTGACGGTGGAGATGCGCCGGCACGACAAGGAAGCGCTGGAATTCGACGTCACACATTGCCGGTTCGCGGAATTCTTTCGCGCGCTCGGCGAGCCGGAACTCGGCGCGCTGCTGATCTGCGCGACCGACTTCGATATCGTCGCGTCCGGCGGCAGCGATGTCAGCCTCACGCGCGACCAGACCCTGATGCAGGGCGCGCCATGCTGCACGTTCCGCTACGCGTTCGCGCCTCGAACCTAA
- a CDS encoding phytanoyl-CoA dioxygenase family protein, which produces MATTAERASPWLKGRTFASWQEEFDRSGYLIFERVLASDRVAEIRAALAPHLARDLFGRNDFEGTRTNRVYALLAKSPVFAELAIHPLAMAFVEAELGESCLLSAMLAINLHPGETVQPWHFDDSSVRIPRPRPALGISTFWAIDDTTEQNGATEIIPGSHLWDGEYIEGAVKPAHFTNEAEHEEGNRPDAVKLVMPSGSLAITKGTLWHRGGANRSDRPRLIVTPQYCVGWVRQLENMALAVPADLASKLPERARELIGYSIHPPFMGYVDGVHPRRLLRAQ; this is translated from the coding sequence ATGGCAACGACAGCGGAGCGAGCATCGCCCTGGCTCAAGGGACGCACATTCGCCTCCTGGCAAGAAGAGTTCGACCGCAGCGGTTACCTGATCTTCGAACGCGTCTTGGCGTCCGATCGCGTCGCTGAAATCCGCGCGGCGCTGGCGCCGCATCTGGCGCGCGATCTGTTCGGCCGCAACGATTTTGAAGGCACCAGGACCAACCGGGTGTATGCGCTGCTGGCGAAATCGCCGGTCTTCGCAGAACTTGCGATCCATCCGCTCGCCATGGCCTTTGTCGAAGCCGAACTCGGCGAGAGCTGTCTTCTGTCCGCCATGCTTGCGATCAATCTGCATCCCGGCGAGACGGTGCAGCCTTGGCACTTCGACGACAGCAGCGTCAGGATTCCGCGGCCCCGCCCTGCTCTTGGCATCAGTACCTTCTGGGCGATTGATGACACGACCGAGCAGAACGGCGCCACCGAAATCATTCCGGGAAGCCATCTGTGGGACGGAGAGTATATCGAGGGCGCGGTGAAGCCTGCTCATTTCACCAACGAGGCCGAGCACGAGGAGGGCAATCGGCCGGACGCCGTCAAGCTTGTCATGCCGTCGGGATCGCTGGCCATCACCAAGGGAACGCTGTGGCACCGCGGCGGCGCCAACCGGTCAGACCGGCCGCGCCTGATCGTCACGCCGCAATATTGCGTCGGCTGGGTTCGGCAACTCGAGAACATGGCGCTCGCCGTGCCTGCTGACCTTGCAAGCAAATTGCCGGAGCGCGCACGCGAGCTGATCGGTTATTCGATCCATCCGCCGTTCATGGGATATGTCGACGGCGTCCATCCCCGGCGCCTGCTGCGGGCGCAGTGA
- a CDS encoding NAD(P)/FAD-dependent oxidoreductase — MTGDIKSHYEVVVVGAGVSGIYQIKRLADLGVDALVLDAAPDLGGTWYWNRYPGARFDSESYTYGYSFSKELLNEWHWKERFSAQPENLRYLNYVADKFDLRKYMRFNRKVAAAAFDEASHLWRLRLDDGRELTCRFVILAVGLLAIPTLPRLQGMETFKGRSFHTFYWPHEPVELTGKKVGIIGTGATAIQVIGEIADKVGELTVFQRRPNWSAPLNNSPISQAEMADIRSRYDEIFAACTRTPGGFEHEPDRRGFYEVTAEERIALWDKLYDEPGFGIWLSNFREIFTDEAANAEFSAYIADRIRRRVKDSVTAEKLIPKDHGFGVQRVPLETNYFEAYNRDNVHLVDISETPIERVTESGLRTSARDYELDIIVYSTGFDAITGSFDAIDITGVGGMKLADQWRDGPSTFLGMMAHGFPNLLMPTGPQSGSASTNFPRGIENGVGWCMGLLEHIWRRGYTRAEPTAEAQARWTAHVTKMYAIMLMRKAKSWFTGYNSNIPGHEHGKTRYLVYNGGTPKYVAAITDVAQKGYEGIVFDADARVAARSATAAE; from the coding sequence ATGACCGGGGACATCAAGTCGCATTACGAGGTCGTCGTCGTTGGCGCGGGCGTGTCGGGCATCTACCAGATCAAGCGGCTGGCCGATCTCGGCGTGGACGCGCTTGTGCTGGATGCCGCCCCAGATCTCGGTGGAACCTGGTACTGGAACCGGTATCCGGGCGCGCGCTTCGATTCCGAGAGCTACACCTACGGCTATTCTTTCTCGAAAGAGCTGCTCAACGAGTGGCACTGGAAGGAGCGGTTTTCGGCGCAGCCGGAGAACCTGCGCTATCTCAACTACGTCGCCGACAAATTCGATCTACGCAAATACATGCGCTTCAACCGTAAGGTGGCGGCGGCGGCGTTCGACGAGGCAAGTCATCTGTGGCGGCTCAGGCTCGACGACGGCCGCGAACTGACATGCCGGTTCGTCATTCTCGCGGTCGGGTTGCTGGCGATACCGACGCTGCCGCGGCTGCAGGGCATGGAGACGTTCAAGGGGCGCTCGTTCCATACTTTTTACTGGCCGCATGAGCCGGTCGAGCTGACCGGCAAGAAGGTCGGCATCATCGGCACCGGCGCGACCGCAATCCAGGTGATCGGCGAGATCGCCGACAAGGTCGGCGAACTCACGGTGTTTCAGCGCCGTCCGAACTGGAGCGCGCCGCTCAACAACAGCCCGATCTCCCAAGCAGAGATGGCCGACATTCGCTCGCGCTACGACGAAATATTTGCCGCCTGCACCCGAACGCCCGGCGGCTTCGAACATGAGCCGGACCGGCGCGGCTTTTACGAGGTCACGGCAGAGGAGCGGATCGCGCTGTGGGACAAGCTCTATGACGAGCCCGGGTTCGGCATCTGGCTGAGCAATTTCCGCGAGATCTTCACCGACGAGGCGGCCAACGCCGAGTTTTCCGCCTATATCGCCGATCGCATCCGCCGGCGTGTCAAGGACTCGGTGACGGCGGAAAAACTGATCCCCAAGGATCATGGTTTTGGCGTGCAGCGGGTGCCGCTCGAAACCAATTACTTCGAGGCCTATAACCGCGACAATGTGCATCTCGTCGACATCAGCGAGACCCCGATCGAGCGCGTGACCGAGAGCGGCCTGCGCACCAGCGCGCGCGACTACGAGCTCGATATCATCGTCTATTCCACCGGCTTCGATGCCATCACCGGCTCCTTCGATGCGATCGACATCACCGGCGTGGGCGGGATGAAGCTGGCCGACCAATGGCGCGACGGGCCCTCGACCTTTCTCGGCATGATGGCCCATGGTTTTCCGAACCTGTTGATGCCGACCGGGCCGCAGAGCGGTTCGGCTTCCACCAACTTTCCGCGCGGTATCGAGAACGGCGTCGGCTGGTGCATGGGCCTGCTCGAGCACATCTGGCGCCGCGGCTACACGCGGGCTGAGCCGACGGCCGAAGCGCAGGCGCGCTGGACAGCGCATGTGACCAAGATGTACGCCATCATGCTGATGCGCAAAGCCAAGTCATGGTTTACCGGTTACAATTCCAACATCCCTGGCCACGAGCACGGCAAGACCCGCTATCTCGTCTACAATGGCGGTACGCCGAAATATGTCGCGGCCATCACCGACGTTGCGCAGAAGGGGTATGAGGGCATCGTGTTCGATGCGGACGCGCGGGTTGCGGCGAGGTCCGCAACCGCCGCAGAGTAA
- a CDS encoding gamma-glutamylcyclotransferase: MTADAFIHLPELRTRVTHPEKSRLRLTPEMFAMWQQRVREAGWPADWRLPDEVIEASRLAVLGDHKAGCDFWIYCYGSLMWDPGFHFAEVRLADVEGYQRRFTLKINLGRGSQDYPALMLSLERQQGRCHGLAFRIAADSVHTETAILWRREMLRGGYAPAMVPMLTPQGPIDALAFVSNPSHPSYVGELPFAETAALIASGKGILGTNREYLVQLATQLDALGIEDPYVAQLHAEIDTAPGI; the protein is encoded by the coding sequence TTGACCGCGGACGCATTCATTCATTTGCCCGAGCTCCGAACCCGGGTAACGCATCCGGAAAAATCGCGGCTGCGGCTGACGCCCGAGATGTTTGCGATGTGGCAGCAGCGTGTGCGGGAAGCGGGATGGCCCGCAGACTGGCGGCTGCCGGACGAGGTCATCGAGGCGTCGCGGCTTGCGGTGCTCGGAGATCATAAGGCGGGCTGCGACTTCTGGATCTATTGCTACGGCTCGCTGATGTGGGACCCCGGATTTCATTTCGCCGAAGTCCGGCTCGCCGACGTCGAGGGCTATCAGCGCCGCTTCACGCTGAAGATCAATCTCGGCCGAGGATCGCAGGACTATCCCGCGCTGATGCTTTCGCTGGAGCGGCAGCAAGGGCGCTGCCACGGGCTGGCGTTCCGCATCGCCGCGGATTCCGTCCATACAGAGACCGCGATCCTGTGGCGCCGCGAGATGCTGCGCGGCGGCTATGCGCCGGCGATGGTGCCGATGCTCACGCCGCAGGGGCCGATCGATGCGCTTGCTTTCGTCTCGAACCCTTCGCACCCGAGCTATGTCGGCGAACTGCCGTTTGCGGAGACCGCAGCGCTGATCGCGAGCGGGAAGGGTATCCTCGGTACCAACAGGGAATACCTCGTGCAACTGGCGACGCAACTCGACGCGTTGGGGATCGAGGATCCGTATGTCGCGCAACTCCACGCCGAGATCGACACCGCGCCGGGTATCTGA